The window ATCAGAAAGATTGTAATCAGACCGGTCCACGGAATCTCTCCACCAAAAAGCATCTCATGTAACCTCCCTCACGACAACATGCACCCCTTCGGATCGCACGACGATAACCTTTCGGCCGACCGGGATCACTCCCGATTCAGATCGAGCGCTCCACTCCATGCTCCCGAGCCGCACCTTCCCCGCGAGTGTCTCCGGGTCGACCGGCGCGACCACAGTTCCCTCCAGACCAACGAGTGAGTCCCGCGAGAGGGTCTTTGGTGGTTCGTGGCCGGGCGTGAGACGACCGTAGAGCC of the Methanoculleus thermophilus genome contains:
- a CDS encoding NfeD family protein, translating into MLVEGIALGWLLIVLGAVLLLVEAYQPGFFVAVPATVLIILGILLLLGVDILSSPIALVVGVLAAIVAASITVWLYGRLTPGHEPPKTLSRDSLVGLEGTVVAPVDPETLAGKVRLGSMEWSARSESGVIPVGRKVIVVRSEGVHVVVREVT